The region CCGGCAGAGTTGATCTTTAGTGAGTTTGCGGGGGCGCCGTCGCGGCATGGTATACCAGGGGATGTGAAGTATCATCTTGGGATGAGCTGTgagaggacgacgacgacggggGAGAAAGTTGGGATTGTTATCCTGCCGAATCCGTCGCATCTGGAGGCGCAGAATCCGGTTGCGCaggggatggcgagggctATGCAGTTAGGGGATaaggaagggaagaagacgatggtGTTGAATAGTCACACTGATGCGTCGTTCTCGGGACAGGGGGTTGTCTATGAGACGCTGGGGTTATCAGGCCTGGAGGCGTATGGGACTGGGGGCACTGTGCATCTGATTGTCAATAACCAGGTTGGGTTTACGACAGACCCCCAGGCCTCGCGGTCGTCGTGCTACGTTTCTGATGTGGCGAAGAGCATCCAGGCACCGGTGTTCCATGTCAACGCAGACGATGTGGAGAttgttgtgtttgtgtgCAGGCTGGCAGCAGAGTATAGGGCTGAATTCGGGAAAGATTGCTTTGTCGACCTTGTTTGTTATCGGAAGAACGGACACAACGAGATGGACCAGCCGGCGTTTACACAGCCGCTGATGTACGAGGTCATTGCAAACAAGGTCCCACAGCTAGAACTATACACAACCAAGCTGGTGGATGAGGGAGTGGTCACTCGAGAGGACGTTGCAGAGATGGAAGCTGCTGTatggaagaggctgagcgAAAGCCTCGAACGCAGCAAAGACCCCAAACCACTGGACCGGGAGTATACATATCCATCATGGAACAGCCTCAAGAAACCAAGCGAAGTTGCCCAGGAGGTCTTTCCGCCAAAGCCAACAGCAATATCGCCAGACGTGGTCAGAACTATAGCAAACAGGTTAGGAGTCCCTGAAGAGCCATTCGTCGTGCACAAGAGCTTGAACCGTATACTGCAGAAACGGCAGCAAAGTCTGGTTGAAGGCCGCGATATTGACTGGGCCACTGCTGAGGCATTAGCTATTGGGAGTCTCTGCCTCGAGGGCCACCATGTGCGCCTGTCAGGCCAGGATGTGGAGCGCGGCACCTTTTCCCAGCGCCATGCAACACTGCATGACCAGGTTACAGAGAAAACGTTTACACCATTGAATGCCCTGAGTCCCAGCCAGGCCGAATTCGCCGTGGCCAACTCCTCGCTCAGCGAGTACGGGGTAATGGGCTTCGACTACGGCTACTCGTGCATGAACCCCAACGCACTGGTAATGTGGGAAGCCCAGTTCGGTGACTTTGCGAACAATGCACAGTGCATTATTGATCAGTTTATCTCTTCGGCTGAGAACAAGTGGCTGTTGAGATCCGGCCTTGTGCTTTCCCTACCTCATGGTCTAGATGGACAAGGCCCCGAGCACTCGTCAGCGCGCATGGAACGGTTCCTGCAGCTGTGCAATGAAGACGGTCGCTTTTTTCCGTCGccggagaagctggagaggatgcATCAAGATGCGAATATGCAGGTTGTGTATATGACGTCTCCGGCGAATCTATTCCATGTGCTGCGACGCCAGCTGCATCGTGATTTCAGGAAACGTGGGTCACTGCTTAGACTGTTAAAGCTGCTGAACTGACATTGATCTAGCTttaattcttcttttctcgaAATCCCTGCTTCGTCATCCATTGGTCAGGTCGAACGTGGACGACTTCACCGGCGAGTCCAGATTCCAGCCTGTCATCCCTGATCCCGAAAACCCTAAGCCGAACTCTGCAGAAATCAAAAGGGTAATCTACTGCACCGGCCAGGTCTACTTTGCACTGTCAAAATACCGCGAAACCCACGGTATCACCGACACCGCAATCACACGCGTCGAGCAGCTGCATCCATTCCCGTGGCAGGAAGTCCGCGCCGACCTGCAGCAGTATCCCAATGCGTCGGATATTGTCTGGTGTCAGGAGGAGTCTCTGAACGATGGACCCTGGGCGTTTTCACGGACAAGACTGGAAACTATCTTTGACACGACAGACCAGCACAGGGGTCGTCGTCTGCGGTTTGCAGGTCGCCCGGTTACATCTAGCGTTGCGACGGGGTTTGCAAGTGAGCACCAGGCTCAGGAGGCTGCTTTACTCAGGGATGCATTTCAGGGATCGTAGACAGGATAGAAGAATAACCCAGAATGGCAGGAGTCCACATAGCACAGACAGCACGCCTCCACCTTCATAATTAATGGGCGCTTGCTGATCGATCTGTTACATCGATGATTATGCAGTGGGTCATCGGCGCAGGCCTTGCTGGTTCAAGCTCTTGATCCGCATGAGGTTTCCTTGGGGCCAGTTTCGCATGTCGATCCGCCCAAATTCAGGACCATCTAGTGCCTATTTAATGCCTATTTGGTGGCTCCGCGAAGGCTGGCGTGTTTCACAACAAATCGCTCTTGTTCCAGCTTATCAGAGCCCTGGAACTGGCCCCATGCTGGTCCTGGGGTTGCATTTGTGGGGGGCCGTTCTGCATAAATGGCGCCGTTGAAGCTTAATAGGCATTCTCGTCTTATTTATTGAAAGGAGGAGTCTTTCGCAGAAATAGAACAACAACTGTTATACTGCAGAAATGAAGtccatcctccccctcctcgcctccgCCCCCCTGGCCCTCGCCTGGCTCCCAGGCATCGAGAAAGACATCTACACCAGCAAAGGGTCCAACATCTTCCACCcagccagcaacaacaacaaacgcACCCTCCCAGGCTCCAACAAAGTCCGCGGCGTCAACCTCGGCAGCCACTTCGTGTTCGAGCCCTGGATCTCCAACAGCGCCTGGACCGATCTCGGGTGCAGCGGCCAAAACTCCGAATTCGACTGCGTGCTGAAACTCGGCCAGGATGCCGCCGATAAGGCCTTTGCGAGCCATTGGGGGTCGTGGATCACGCAGGATGATATTAGCCAGATGCGCGAGTACGGTCTGAATACAGTACGGATTCCGGTTGGGTACTGGATTAAGGAGGACCTCGTGTATGAGGATTCAGAGCATTTCCCGCGCGGTGGATTGAAGTACCTAGAGGATGTTTGTGGCTGGGCGAGTGATGCGGGCATGTATATCATTATGGACCTGCACGGTGCACCTGGTGCGCAGCAGCCTGAGCAGCCGTTTACGGGGCAGGTAATATCTATTCTCCCAGTTCTATTTCGCAGTTGATTTGGACGAGGTTAACGCGGTTAACGGTTAACTATAGTACGCCGACACCCCCGGGTTCTACCAGGACTTCCAGTACGACCGCGCACTGGAGTGGATTGAGTGGATGACCAAGACCATCCACCAGAACGACAAGTTCCGCAACGTGGGCATGATCGAGCTCGTGAATGAACCTACCCAGGATGCAGGCGAAGCGTCCAGCATGCGCTCAAGCTACTATCCCGATGCATTCAAGGTAAGCTACAACCACGCAACAGTAGAAGAACCAAAGAACTAAAAAAACAGCGCATCCGCGACACCGAAACCtccctctccgtctcctcagACAGCTACCTGCACGTCCAAATGATGAACGAGAAATGGGGTTCCGGCGACCCAACCGAGTCCCTACCCGACACTTCCAACGCCGCGTACGACGACCACCGCTACCTGAAGTGGGACTCGAGCGTCGACGTAAGCCAGGACAGCTACATTAGCGCCTCGTGCAACGACGACCGCGGCGGGAATACACCTACTATCGTCGGCGAGTGGAGTTTGAGTGTCCCTGACGACGTGGAGGGGTCTTCGGACTGGGAGCCCGAGGGGAATACGGACTTTTATGCCCGGTGGTTTGCGGCGCAGGTGATTGCGTATGAGAAGCAGTTGGGATGGGTGTTTTGGACTTGGAAGGCGGAGTTGGGTGATTATCGGTGGTCTTATAAGggtatgtttctttcttctgATGTGGTTGGGTGTGGCTAACTGCTGTAGatgctgttgatgctggTGTTATTCCGAAGGATTTGGATGGCATCTATGACAACTCGCCTTGTTAGGCAATCCTTTAGGTATTGTGGAAGGGCCAGCTTGTTGACAGCTGTGCAGTCCGTGAATGATTCACTGCTGTAAATTAATTAAACCAAATAAACAAGTACAGCCTCATTAAGTCGTCAAAACAAGTAGAACAAGGCATCCAACAGCATCACCTATTAATATCCATTCAATCCCTGTAGAAAAGTCCGTGTTCCCCGGCTGACTCGTCAAGCACCTCAGGTTAAAGAATACGAGAAGTGGATATCCAACCCGTATTCACCCCAGCTAAGAGGCAATCAGGTTAGCCAGAAGAACACTCTCCTCGCAGAACCCAAAACAAAATCCTTCATAAGGCTTGACAGCCCCAGGGTTGCTTTAGTTATGTTTATCATCAGATCTCCACCAAGTCCACACCACCACACACAGCATAATGCATCTCCCATCCCTCATCGGTGCCCTACTAGCACTCAGCACCTATGCTGCCCCCGTCACGGATAATGCCAGTCAAAGCGAAGTAGACAACGGAAGcaagctcttccagcgcGACTCATCGACAGGCCAGTTATGCCGGGTTCTCTACAGCAGAGACGTCAACTGCCGCGCCGGGCCGGGCACGAACTACGAGCGGCGGGCGTACCTGAATAAGGAGTATGAGCGGGGGTATTGGTTTACGTGTGTGAAGTCCGGCGAGTGTATTACGCTGAATGGGGTGCAGAATTGGTATGTTCGCCTTAATATATTCTCGGTGCTTTGTTCTTGCTGTGTGGAGGCTTATTTTGTGTACGTAGTGGCTGGGATTACTTCGAGGAGGATAGGTGCTATGTTAATGGTCATTATACGGATGGTTCTTGTACTCTGGGTATGTCTTCTCTATCTATGGTCGGTGGCGTAGGTTGCTAATGTGTGATAGCCAAACTTGGTCGCTGCAAGTAGGATTAGCCTACCATGAGTTTCAGGGTGTGGTTACCTTCTCAAATGCCAATATGGACTAGGGTTGAAGTACAAGAATAGTCTAGAAATAGAATGTGCACACCCACCAGACAGGCTGCGTGGAAGACCAAACTCACCGAGGTTATATAGACATCCCAAACCCTCAACtgttctcttcctccacttATATCCCTTCTCATACCAAACAGGAGATGATTCTCTGCAGGAAGCGGGGTTTCTCTCCATCACCTCCGCATATTCGGCCATCGGGGCCGACGCCGATAGACTTGTTATAACCTGATTTAAATTCTCACCTGCAATGAACAAACGTTAAATCAGCTTGCATTATAGTGAAAACATGAAGGTCCTCACCCAAGCCATAACCATAATTGCTGCATCCGCTGCCACCACCGCAGCCTATACCCCCTGCACCAGCGACACATTCAACCTCCCAAATGCGACTATAGACAGCAtctcccaccaccaaaaCAACACCACAATCCCTCTCCCGCTGACAGTCAACTCCTGCGGTGGCCCAGCATCCAAAGCCAACATAACAAACTCCATCTGCCGCCTCGTCGTCAACATCAGCACAACCGCCACCAGCAGCGTCCGCATCGAAGCCTGGCTCCCAGACCCAGAAACATGGAACGGCCGCCTCCTGGCCACAGGAACCGGGGGTATTGGCGGATGTATCGACTACACCACCATCCAGAACGGCGCACAGCTCGGGTTCGCGAGTTTCGGCACAAACGCCGGGCATGACGGGAGTGAGGGGTATgagttcttcctgggaaAGCCCGAAGTCATCAACGATTTCGGGTACCGGGCTGTGCATGTTGAAGCGGAGAttgggaaggaggttgtgACGCAGTATTATGGCCGAAACCCGGAGAGGAGTTATTACCAGGGATGCAGTACCGGTGGGAGACAGGGGTTGCAGAGTGCGCAGCTGTACCCGGGGGATTTTAATGGGATTATTGCCGGTGCGCCTGGGATTGACTGGTTGCGGATTGTGGCGTCGAAGGGGATTCTTGCGAGGCGTGTAGGGTGGCCTGATATACATTCGGCTGGGTATGTCCGGCCCGAGCAGTGGGCTGCTATTGTGCAGAAGCAGGTGGAGATTTATGATCCGTTGGATGGGGTCGAGGATGGTGTTATTGATGATCCGACGCAGCATAGCTTTGATCCTGAGATACTGGCGTGCGGTACTGGGTTTCTGAATGACTCGCTGTGTTTATCAGCAGCGCAGGTACAGTCTGTTCGCGCGGCATATCTCCCGATTGCCAACTCAACGGGACAGATTGTATACCCTGCTTTTGGTCTTGGTGCGGATACATCTGTTTTCTCTGATAACCAGGTAGATGGGAAGCCAGAGCTTGCATATACCATTCTGCAGGTATGCCACAACCCCCCTTCATACAAATTAACTAATATGGTAGGACTTCTGGCGCGGCGCCGTATACAACGACTCAACCTGGACCCCCCACAACTTCAGCACCGCAGACATGGACAACGCCCTAAAGATAAGCCCCGGGGGTGTAAACGCCGCAAGCCCAGACTTGACTCGCTTCTACCAGAAAGGAGGCAAGATCATATCATATCACGGCTGCAGCGACGAAACAGTCACTCCCAGACTATCAATGGAGTACTACGTCTCTGTCCAGGCAGCGCTGAATCTGACACTTGACGAGATCCATTCCTTCTATCGGCTTTTCTGGGTCCCTGGGATGCATCATTGTAGTGGTGGTCCTGGGGCGTCTGCGTTCGGACAGTCGTATCCATTGGATCCTGGGTCTTTGAGCCCGGAGAGGAATGTGCTTCTGGCGTTGGTTGAATGGGTAGAGCGTGGTACTGCGCCTGAAGCTCTTATTGGGACGAAGTATGAGGGTGATGTGACGAGCAAGGTTGAAGCGCAAAGAAGTATGTTCCCTACCCAAGTATACCAACTCAAGCTGATGTATAAGAACACTGCTACTATCCGAACCGAAGTGTCTGGGATGGATCTGGGGGACCAAATGCTGCTGGAAGCTGGAACTGCCAGGGTCCAGCATAGACTCCTTCTTTTACAATGAAGAAATTAACAAGTTATTGCTACCCGTCGTAAGACATGTACATTTAAGAACTAACCCCCAAAATCATGTCGACCGCCtgctcagcaacagcataAAGCGTCGCCTGGGGATGTCCCCCAATACTCACAGGAAGCACACTCGCATCCACAACCCTAAGACCCCGTACCCCATAAACCCGTAATtccgcatcaacaaccctccccATAGCCGCCGTCCCAGCCGGATGATGGTGCGCCATGCCCGTAGCCCTAATGCGGGCATCGAACTCGTTATCAGAAGACTTGGACGACAAAGCAGACATCCCCGGCGGAGGGACCTCGCACTCAATATACCCCTTCAGCGCGTCAGTGTCGAGCATTGCCTTCGTTGTGCGGCGCGCACCGTGGATAAGTGTGGCGCGGTCAGCTTCGGTGTCGTAGTAGTTTGAGTCTACTACGGGAGGATCGGATGGGTCTGCTGAGCTGATGCTTACACTCCCTCTGGAAGTCGCGGCGAGGAGCATGACAGAGGTGACGATGAGACTACCGTCCATTGGGACATTCGGTACACCAGCCGGTGCATAGACGGCCAGTGTTTCAACAAGCGGACGGCCTGGAATGAGAGCGGAGTCGTCTGAGTCTGGACCGAAGCGCTCTCTGTCCTTTTGCACGGCTGCTTCTATGATATCCCTCGGGATCTGCTGGTTCACAGCCCAATCTGCGGGAAGGCCTTTCATGAAAGCTGGATCGGAGAGGGCAGGACTTCCCAGTGCGAGGCCGCGATCGGGGTTCTGGAGTTTGTATAGTTGGTACAGGGCGAAGTGGTCGTTCAGGTTCTTTCCCACGTCGGGAGCGTCGACTGTCGTCCGAATTCCATGCTTCGTCAAGGTCTCTGTCGGTCCAATGCCGGACAGCATCAGAAGCTGGGGAGTGCGCAGTGCACCGGCCGCCAGGATGATTTCGTTGCGTGCAGTAAAGCGACGACCGTCTGTGAGGAGAACTGCAGACGCTTTCTTCTGATCACCTAGTCCTTCCTCAAACTCGACTTTATGAACAGCAGCATTAGTGATACACTGGACACCGTCGAGAGTATACGCCTGATACGCGGCTTGTCGCTCTCCACCATCCCAGGTCTCCAGGAACTCCACAATGCCAGAGAGCTGGCCAGATCCTACACCAGGGTTAAACTTCTCGCCTAGCTCAAGCCAAGCATCCCTGATCGGTTCACGGAGAGGGTACCGTCGCTTTGGATCACTCTCCGACACAGACGTCACACGAACCGGGCCCTCGAATCCATGATATGCCGGGTCAGCACTGTGGTCAAAGAACGACTCCGACCGGCGAAAGTAAGGCAGTAGCCCTTTAAACCCCCAGCGAGTGTCGCCAACAGTAGTCGCCCACAGATCATAGTCCCTTGAATCACCGCGACTCCATCCGCCAAAGTTGATGGTGCTTCCGCCGCCTAGGGCTTTACCCGCGTGGACGGTATGTTCGCGATTCGCAGTATTGGCCTGCGGTGTAGTCGCATAAGACCAGTCCAAGTCCGAGTCGAGAAGCGAGAACAGACCGGGAAAGGTCTTCACATTCGGGTTGTTAGACGGGTCAGGACCTGCTTCGAGGACCAGGATATCCAGAGACGGATCTCGCTGCTTGAGACGCGATGCAACAACGCAGCCTGTAagtccgccgccgacgatgatgtaGTCTGCTTCTGAAGATGCCATGTTGTCGTCTTGAactgaattgaattgaatgaGAATATGCGGGGAGCTCTTGCTTCAACGGATTGCAGCTGAAA is a window of Aspergillus puulaauensis MK2 DNA, chromosome 4, nearly complete sequence DNA encoding:
- a CDS encoding uncharacterized protein (COG:S;~EggNog:ENOG410PMUQ;~InterPro:IPR011118,IPR029058;~PFAM:PF07519;~SECRETED:SignalP(1-20)), coding for MKVLTQAITIIAASAATTAAYTPCTSDTFNLPNATIDSISHHQNNTTIPLPLTVNSCGGPASKANITNSICRLVVNISTTATSSVRIEAWLPDPETWNGRLLATGTGGIGGCIDYTTIQNGAQLGFASFGTNAGHDGSEGYEFFLGKPEVINDFGYRAVHVEAEIGKEVVTQYYGRNPERSYYQGCSTGGRQGLQSAQLYPGDFNGIIAGAPGIDWLRIVASKGILARRVGWPDIHSAGYVRPEQWAAIVQKQVEIYDPLDGVEDGVIDDPTQHSFDPEILACGTGFLNDSLCLSAAQVQSVRAAYLPIANSTGQIVYPAFGLGADTSVFSDNQVDGKPELAYTILQDFWRGAVYNDSTWTPHNFSTADMDNALKISPGGVNAASPDLTRFYQKGGKIISYHGCSDETVTPRLSMEYYVSVQAALNLTLDEIHSFYRLFWVPGMHHCSGGPGASAFGQSYPLDPGSLSPERNVLLALVEWVERGTAPEALIGTKYEGDVTSKVEAQRKHCYYPNRSVWDGSGGPNAAGSWNCQGPA
- a CDS encoding glycoside hydrolase family 5 protein (CAZy:GH5;~COG:G;~EggNog:ENOG410PJ02;~InterPro:IPR017853,IPR001547;~PFAM:PF00150;~SECRETED:SignalP(1-16);~go_function: GO:0004553 - hydrolase activity, hydrolyzing O-glycosyl compounds [Evidence IEA];~go_process: GO:0071704 - organic substance metabolic process [Evidence IEA]), with amino-acid sequence MKSILPLLASAPLALAWLPGIEKDIYTSKGSNIFHPASNNNKRTLPGSNKVRGVNLGSHFVFEPWISNSAWTDLGCSGQNSEFDCVLKLGQDAADKAFASHWGSWITQDDISQMREYGLNTVRIPVGYWIKEDLVYEDSEHFPRGGLKYLEDVCGWASDAGMYIIMDLHGAPGAQQPEQPFTGQYADTPGFYQDFQYDRALEWIEWMTKTIHQNDKFRNVGMIELVNEPTQDAGEASSMRSSYYPDAFKRIRDTETSLSVSSDSYLHVQMMNEKWGSGDPTESLPDTSNAAYDDHRYLKWDSSVDVSQDSYISASCNDDRGGNTPTIVGEWSLSVPDDVEGSSDWEPEGNTDFYARWFAAQVIAYEKQLGWVFWTWKAELGDYRWSYKDAVDAGVIPKDLDGIYDNSPC
- the KGD1_1 gene encoding 2-oxoglutarate dehydrogenase family protein (COG:G;~EggNog:ENOG410PFJN;~InterPro:IPR005475,IPR011603,IPR032106,IPR029061, IPR001017,IPR031717,IPR042179;~PFAM:PF02779,PF00676,PF16078,PF16870;~go_function: GO:0004591 - oxoglutarate dehydrogenase (succinyl-transferring) activity [Evidence IEA];~go_function: GO:0016624 - oxidoreductase activity, acting on the aldehyde or oxo group of donors, disulfide as acceptor [Evidence IEA];~go_function: GO:0030976 - thiamine pyrophosphate binding [Evidence IEA];~go_process: GO:0006099 - tricarboxylic acid cycle [Evidence IEA];~go_process: GO:0055114 - oxidation-reduction process [Evidence IEA]) translates to MLSTLRASAYRGPRYNPVGRSTTPRWIVPRLLHQIQSQSLLHTESFLQGNTADYLDQIHDAWKQDPLSVDASWNLYFEAIENGHEPDLSFNYNPEPASKSKGSPLLPGLDGSIRTASRALQAPANKQAKIERLVRAYRDFGHLKARTNPLDTPGRSEVVVPELDPSLYGLTPADMDQKFKFNLDEPLRHLAAPNKTSVSLNEIIQACEHIYCNTIATESTHLATREERNWIRARIETPKPYPLSRLEKKTILHSLIRATLFEKFLSVKFPHAKRFGLEGAETQLPAVETIIDASANEHGVRDVIFACCHRGKLNILSHVGQKPAELIFSEFAGAPSRHGIPGDVKYHLGMSCERTTTTGEKVGIVILPNPSHLEAQNPVAQGMARAMQLGDKEGKKTMVLNSHTDASFSGQGVVYETLGLSGLEAYGTGGTVHLIVNNQVGFTTDPQASRSSCYVSDVAKSIQAPVFHVNADDVEIVVFVCRLAAEYRAEFGKDCFVDLVCYRKNGHNEMDQPAFTQPLMYEVIANKVPQLELYTTKLVDEGVVTREDVAEMEAAVWKRLSESLERSKDPKPLDREYTYPSWNSLKKPSEVAQEVFPPKPTAISPDVVRTIANRLGVPEEPFVVHKSLNRILQKRQQSLVEGRDIDWATAEALAIGSLCLEGHHVRLSGQDVERGTFSQRHATLHDQVTEKTFTPLNALSPSQAEFAVANSSLSEYGVMGFDYGYSCMNPNALVMWEAQFGDFANNAQCIIDQFISSAENKWLLRSGLVLSLPHGLDGQGPEHSSARMERFLQLCNEDGRFFPSPEKLERMHQDANMQVVYMTSPANLFHVLRRQLHRDFRKPLILLFSKSLLRHPLVRSNVDDFTGESRFQPVIPDPENPKPNSAEIKRVIYCTGQVYFALSKYRETHGITDTAITRVEQLHPFPWQEVRADLQQYPNASDIVWCQEESLNDGPWAFSRTRLETIFDTTDQHRGRRLRFAGRPVTSSVATGFASEHQAQEAALLRDAFQGS
- a CDS encoding uncharacterized protein (SECRETED:SignalP(1-17)); the encoded protein is MHLPSLIGALLALSTYAAPVTDNASQSEVDNGSKLFQRDSSTGQLCRVLYSRDVNCRAGPGTNYERRAYLNKEYERGYWFTCVKSGECITLNGVQNCGWDYFEEDRCYVNGHYTDGSCTLAKLGRCK
- a CDS encoding GMC family oxidoreductase (CAZy:AA3;~COG:E;~EggNog:ENOG410PJHS;~InterPro:IPR012132,IPR036188,IPR000172,IPR007867;~PFAM:PF01266,PF00732,PF05199,PF13450;~go_function: GO:0016614 - oxidoreductase activity, acting on CH-OH group of donors [Evidence IEA];~go_function: GO:0050660 - flavin adenine dinucleotide binding [Evidence IEA];~go_process: GO:0055114 - oxidation-reduction process [Evidence IEA]) — translated: MASSEADYIIVGGGLTGCVVASRLKQRDPSLDILVLEAGPDPSNNPNVKTFPGLFSLLDSDLDWSYATTPQANTANREHTVHAGKALGGGSTINFGGWSRGDSRDYDLWATTVGDTRWGFKGLLPYFRRSESFFDHSADPAYHGFEGPVRVTSVSESDPKRRYPLREPIRDAWLELGEKFNPGVGSGQLSGIVEFLETWDGGERQAAYQAYTLDGVQCITNAAVHKVEFEEGLGDQKKASAVLLTDGRRFTARNEIILAAGALRTPQLLMLSGIGPTETLTKHGIRTTVDAPDVGKNLNDHFALYQLYKLQNPDRGLALGSPALSDPAFMKGLPADWAVNQQIPRDIIEAAVQKDRERFGPDSDDSALIPGRPLVETLAVYAPAGVPNVPMDGSLIVTSVMLLAATSRGSVSISSADPSDPPVVDSNYYDTEADRATLIHGARRTTKAMLDTDALKGYIECEVPPPGMSALSSKSSDNEFDARIRATGMAHHHPAGTAAMGRVVDAELRVYGVRGLRVVDASVLPVSIGGHPQATLYAVAEQAVDMILGVSS